From Aedes albopictus strain Foshan chromosome 1, AalbF5, whole genome shotgun sequence, one genomic window encodes:
- the LOC134284812 gene encoding ESX-1 secretion-associated protein EspK-like isoform X2, producing the protein MKEKRVRNLRRPSWSESNSFIDPVNQRSYKMLHKMLKWRRYTYILHAPKWRHARIWPPLYHLMQHLIRSLVVWGVIDMIRSTKILNGILVRKMAFQTAEKYAADHKWKDGMAGKSWTSCFVRRHPEINAIRDALSDSDPISPGSDGGSVVFASTPQTQPSPVVPPVAAAPSPVQASVPRKSDFPPTTGLPLSNGPLAGLAGSASPVQVPPGAANAGGGPAPPAPSPAPAALPPPSLPPPYPATPMQVSRDFLFCYGN; encoded by the exons ATGAAGGAGAAACGTGTCCGGAACTTAAGAAGGCCGTCCTGGAGTGAATCAAACTCGTTCATCGACCCAGTCAACCagcgatcgtataagatgttgcataagatgttaaagtggaggcgatatacgtacatcttacatgcgcctaaatggaggcatgcacgtatatggcctccactttatcatcttatgcagcatcttatacgatcactggttgtctggggagtaATCGACATGATCCGTTCGACGAAGATACTAAATGGGATATTAGTACGGAAAATGGCATTCCAGACTGCTGAAAAGTATGCAGCGGATCATAAGTGGAAGGACGGGATGGCAGGAAAGAGTTGGACGTCATGCTTCGTTCGGCGGCACCCCGAAATCAATGCGATCCGCGATGCATTGTCCGATTCCGATCCAATATCGCCG GGTTCTGATGGAGGGTCGGTCGTGTTTGCATCGACACCGCAGACGCAACCGTCGCCGGTGGTACCGCCGGTGGCGGCCGCACCCAGCCCGGTGCAGGCTTCCGTGCCCCGCAAGTCGGACTTCCCGCCGACGACGGGCCTCCCGCTGAGCAACGGACCGCTGGCGGGACTGGCCGGCAGTGCCAGCCCAGTGCAGGTGCCGCCCGGAGCGGCCAATGCGGGCGGCGGCCCGGCACCGCCGGCGCCATCGCCCGCTCCGGCGGCACTGCCGCCGCCCAGTCTGCCACCGCCTTACCCCGCGACACCAATGCAGGTTAGTAGAGATTTTCTTTTTTGTTATGGAAATTAG
- the LOC134284812 gene encoding uncharacterized protein LOC134284812 isoform X1, which translates to MKWKIIQDRRTRSWTESKMKAALEAVKAGCSYIDVARAYGIPTNTLFCYVHKLLDVSELPSEFLVLNREQEEELVHRVIDAIRSTNELNRTLIRQMAFRIAEEYSLYHRWKKGMAAKLWLCSFLQRHPEIEAFHEALFGSDPILPAQIWNGDESGYWTGSDGGSVVFASTPQTQPSPVVPPVAAAPSPVQASVPRKSDFPPTTGLPLSNGPLAGLAGSASPVQVPPGAANAGGGPAPPAPSPAPAALPPPSLPPPYPATPMQVSRDFLFCYGN; encoded by the exons ATGAAGTGGAAAATTATCCAGGATCGAAGAACGCGATCATGGACGGAATCAAAAATGAAAGCTGCTCTCGAAGCAGTGAAAGCTGGATGCAGTTATATAGATGTGGCTCGTGCTTACGGTATACCCACCAACACCTTGTTCTGCTACGTGCATAAACTACTGGACGTTTCCGAGCTTCCTAGTGAATTTTTGGTGCTAAATCGAGAACAGGAAGAAGAACTCGTTCATCGAGTAATCGATGCGATCCGTTCGACGAACGAACTGAATCGGACATTAATACGGCAAATGGCATTTCGAATTGCTGAAGAGTATTCATTATACCATAGGTGGAAGAAAGGGATGGCAGCAAAGTTGTGGCTGTGCAGCTTTCTCCAGCGGCATCCCGAAATCGAGGCGTTCCATGAAGCCTTGTTCGGTTCCGATCCCATATTGCCGGCGCAGATTTGGAACGGAGACGAATCTGGTTACTGGACC GGTTCTGATGGAGGGTCGGTCGTGTTTGCATCGACACCGCAGACGCAACCGTCGCCGGTGGTACCGCCGGTGGCGGCCGCACCCAGCCCGGTGCAGGCTTCCGTGCCCCGCAAGTCGGACTTCCCGCCGACGACGGGCCTCCCGCTGAGCAACGGACCGCTGGCGGGACTGGCCGGCAGTGCCAGCCCAGTGCAGGTGCCGCCCGGAGCGGCCAATGCGGGCGGCGGCCCGGCACCGCCGGCGCCATCGCCCGCTCCGGCGGCACTGCCGCCGCCCAGTCTGCCACCGCCTTACCCCGCGACACCAATGCAGGTTAGTAGAGATTTTCTTTTTTGTTATGGAAATTAG